The segment CGGCGGCTATGCACCCAGCACTGGGCATGCGTAATGCCCTGATTCAGCTCAGCATACCGGGCATAGGCAGCATAACCGTCACTGATCAGAGTACCGGTAAAGCGCTGTTGCAACACAGCCTCAATATGCCGCCGACTCCGGCTATCGGAATAGGTGAACACCACCTCGTCTTGCTCGCCGTATAATGGCCAGAACCAGCCCTGTTTGAGCTTGCCCTTACCGGCCTTGCCCGCCTTGATTGGCGTCTCATCCATCGCCAGTACACGGCTACGCAGTAAATTGTCCAATTGCACATCCACCACCGGGAGAAGCAAATCAGTGGCGCGCTTGACAAGATTGGTCAGGGTAGCCCGACTCAGTGTGATTCCTGCCTGAGTAATGCGCTGGTGCTGGCGGTACAGCGGCAGGTGATACTGGAACTTATCCACCAAAAGCCCGGCCAGTAAACTGACATCGGCAATGCTTTTATCCAGCACGTTGAACGGTGCCGGGCTGGGTAAAGGTTGATCGCCGCCCTTGCGCTTGATCACAGGTCGGTCGTAACGCAAAATGAAGTAACTGGCTGGACGCTGCGCCAGGCGAAACGTGCTTTTGGTGGCAATAATTTCAAATTGATCTGCCTCAGGGCCGCTGAGTTGTGGCGGGTTGATCGCTATCACCTCAACCGGTACCTCATCGCTGAACCGCAGGCCGCTGTCATTGACGCAGTCATCCGGACGCTGCTTGCCGGCTTTTCCCCGGGCGTAAGTGATAATGACTTTCTCACCTTCAGCAGGAGTCTCGCTGGCGGGTTCGCCCAGCAAGCTCCCCTGACAGGGGTTTTCAACCGGTCGTTTCTCCGACTTTTGGCCAAACAGCTGTCTCTCGAACCAGGCCAGGCGGTGTTTCAGCGCTGAATTTTCTTCACGCAGGGCGAGTACTTCTTTCGCGGAAATAATATCGGAATCCAGGCTTGGAGCTGTGCGGGGATCGGCGCTTAGCATGGGCCAGAATTATACCAAAACTAGCTTCACGCAGCATGTTCGTAGCGCTTGAATCGACGATATTTTTGTACTTCAACACCGTCAAGAATAAGCTGCAAATCTGCCCAGGTTAAATGGCGCTGGCCAGTCGAGGAACTGCGCACCTGGAACCGGCCCTGCTCCAGGCGTTTACTCCAAAGGCAAAATCCAGAGGACTCAAAGTACAGCACTTTCATCTGGGTTTTGCGTCTATTGATAAACACGAAATAATGGCCACTGAGCGGATCATGGCCCATTTGGTTTTTGGCAAGCGCACCCAGTCCGTTGAACGACTTGCGCATATCAGTGGGTTCAGTGCAAAGCCAGATCCTGCTATGGCTTCCTGCAACAAACATTAACCTTGGCTCAGTTTGAGTTCCACGCCGTTGCCAAGACTGAGCACAATATGCCAGTGACCGGTTCCTGCTTGCAGGGCGGCAAGGTCGATAAACTGAGGAGTAATGTTAGGACTAATCTGGACCTGCTCATCGCTCAGGCGCTTGCGCCATTTGCAAAAGCTGGCGTAACCAATGGTATTATCTTTGCAAAAATGCGTTCCCGTCTGGCCACTTTGTTGCCATTGTTCAATAATGGCTTGCCACTGAGCGGGTGTACGGCGTGATTGGTGCGCCATGTTGTTACCTCCTGTATGAGCGGGGAGGTCAGAATATCGCGCGAGGCAGAGGGTTGACAGGGCGCCTTAGAATGAGCGGTTACCCTAAGAAAGGTTCCGCTAAAAAACGGATAGCCAAAAAGCGAGCATAAATATGTTCTTACTCACACATAACAATCTGCTCAAAACGGGACGGGGCACTGCGCGCCCCGCCCCTTAGCAAGGGCGTTGAGGCTGTAGAAAAACCCCTATACCGTTCGTTCTGATATATAATGTAGCCCTCACAGACAAAGAGGCTTTTCTGTTGCCTAACTTCAAACATTACGATTACAACCAGTCTTCTATGGTTGTCATCAACTACGAAGACCAGCTCCAGCCCGGTACTTTCGAGCACACCATCCACCACCTGATCGATAACAAGCTGGACCTGTCCGTTTTTCATCCCAACTACCGCAATGATGACAATGGCCGCCCGGCCTACGACCCGGCGATTCTGCTGAAGATCATCCTCTTCGCCTACTCCAAGGGCATTACTTCCAGCCGCGAGATACAGTGGTGCTGCGAGACCAACATCCTGTTCAAGGCTCTGTCCTGCGACAGCGTGCCCCACTTCACCACCATCGCGCATTTTGTCAGTACCCATACCGATGAGATCGAAGCCCTGTTCGAACAGATTCTGCTGGTCTGCCACCAACAGGGGCTGCTGGGCAATGAACTGTTTGCCATCGACGGCTGCAAGATGCCCTCCAATGCCGCTAAGGAGTGGTCCGGCACATTCAAGGAACTTGAGGAGAAGCGTGACAAGATCCGGCGTCGCATCCGCCATCAGTTGACCGAGCACCGGCGCCTGGACAAGCAGGACCCGGACAACCAGGCCCGGGTTGAGCGTTCGAAACAGACCCTGGAAACGCTCGATAAGGCCTGCGACCGCATCGACCGCTTCCTAAAGCAGGCGGCCCCAAGGATGGGACAAGGTCGCCGGCGCACGCAAGGCGCAGGGGCAATGGCGCTTGTATTGCATGGTTCACAATATTGAGAAGTTGATGAATTACGGGAAGCTGGCGGCATCACCGTGAGAGGATGAGCGAATATCTGATCGATCTGGGTAAATTCAGATGGAAACGTCAAATACAAACGAATCGATAAATGGTCATAGGTAGAGAGACAATAATACCAGCTTGGGAAGGCCTGACTTGTCAGTCGGTTTTTCTACAGCCTCGTTATGCGCCAATTTGAGATTTGTGAAGCCGTCCATGCACCTTGAAGAGTTGTCGTCGGAGAATTTGGGAGAGGTTCTGGCACTAGAGGTTCGCGAAGACCAAAAGGGCTTTCTCCCCTCGATAGATTCGTCTATCGAAATGGCAAAGGCATACCCTGATGCCGTTTGCCTAGCAGTTTGTGTAAGTGGCACTGTATGTGGGTTCGCACTTTATGGAACCGATGAGGAATCGGGGTCGTGGAAGATATTCAGGCTACTGATAGATAGGCGTTTTCAAGGCCAAGGTTTTGGCCGACGCGCGATGAATCTCCTGTTATCAAGACTGTGTGCAAAACATGCAGCTCACGAAGTGAGGATTGTCTATAGAGACTCTAATGAGGCCGCTAGACAGCTATATGATAGTCTTGGTTTTATCGAGTATGAACGACGTGGCGATAAAATACTTTCGAAGGCCACACTGGCTAGCGCATAACAAACTGTTCCTGAACGACCAAGGACAAGTGTCACGTCGCTTGCTTGCGCAACCAACGCGCCAATTTACCTTGGCGCCAGAACAAGGGCGTTATGTTGCTGGTCAGATTATGAGTTGGCTACAAATACTAGGAATTGTGTTTCTCTCGCTTGTAGCGATGTTTTGGTACTTCGATTGGAACACGAAACGAAGTTACAAGCCTACGAAGTCAGATTTGAAAAGCGTTATTGAGCGCACTTTGGATGACTCAATAGATTTAGGAAAATTTGATGAGATTTCGAGTGTGCCAATTCACTATTCAGTAGAACTTGAATCTATCCGCAAAAAGTACGTAGAAATTGTGAACAATCCAAATTTTATTGATCGGGAGATAACGAGAGAGCTGGTAGTCCCTCTCTCACCAGAAGGTAAATCGAAACTTAGAAGGTTGCTGGGTGAGCTTGAAGCACTCGCAACATAACAATCAAACCAAAATAGGATGCGGCTTGCGCCGCACCTATTGTTACGGGCGTTATGCAGCTTGACACCGTTGCGCAACACGCTACACTAAGTGGATGATCAAGTCCTTCAAGCACAAAGGATTGCGCGAATTTTACGAGTCCGGCAAGACTAGAGGCATCCAGGCCCAGCACAGCAAAAAGCTTAGAATGCAACTAGCTGCGCTAGACTCAGCGAAATCTATTGATGATATGAACATCCCTGGCTACCGCCTACATCCATTAAAAGGCAGCCGAAAGGGG is part of the Gammaproteobacteria bacterium genome and harbors:
- a CDS encoding IS66 family transposase → MLSADPRTAPSLDSDIISAKEVLALREENSALKHRLAWFERQLFGQKSEKRPVENPCQGSLLGEPASETPAEGEKVIITYARGKAGKQRPDDCVNDSGLRFSDEVPVEVIAINPPQLSGPEADQFEIIATKSTFRLAQRPASYFILRYDRPVIKRKGGDQPLPSPAPFNVLDKSIADVSLLAGLLVDKFQYHLPLYRQHQRITQAGITLSRATLTNLVKRATDLLLPVVDVQLDNLLRSRVLAMDETPIKAGKAGKGKLKQGWFWPLYGEQDEVVFTYSDSRSRRHIEAVLQQRFTGTLISDGYAAYARYAELNQGITHAQCWVHSRRQFIEAEVQEPESVRRALDFIAALYRIEAEIVEKKLTGDNKQQYRQAHSKVVVDGFFVWCEEQLQRTDLTPSNPFLKALGYVITREHKLCVFLEDPDVPLDTNHLERALRPIPMGRKSWLFCWTELGAEHVGIIQSLITTCRLHDINPYTYLTDVLLRISEHPASRVEDLTPRLWKIRFAENPLRSALFHNNTSAIS
- a CDS encoding type II toxin-antitoxin system RelE/ParE family toxin; translated protein: MIKSFKHKGLREFYESGKTRGIQAQHSKKLRMQLAALDSAKSIDDMNIPGYRLHPLKGSRKGFWSITVSGNWRVTFQFFDGNVYIVDYEDYH
- the tnpB gene encoding IS66 family insertion sequence element accessory protein TnpB (TnpB, as the term is used for proteins encoded by IS66 family insertion elements, is considered an accessory protein, since TnpC, encoded by a neighboring gene, is a DDE family transposase.) yields the protein MFVAGSHSRIWLCTEPTDMRKSFNGLGALAKNQMGHDPLSGHYFVFINRRKTQMKVLYFESSGFCLWSKRLEQGRFQVRSSSTGQRHLTWADLQLILDGVEVQKYRRFKRYEHAA
- a CDS encoding IS66 family insertion sequence element accessory protein TnpB, with translation MAHQSRRTPAQWQAIIEQWQQSGQTGTHFCKDNTIGYASFCKWRKRLSDEQVQISPNITPQFIDLAALQAGTGHWHIVLSLGNGVELKLSQG